The Trypanosoma brucei gambiense DAL972 chromosome 10, complete sequence genome has a segment encoding these proteins:
- a CDS encoding eukaryotic translation initiation factor 4e,putative, whose amino-acid sequence MQTLLRPRPGEPTLFGPPTNQCTQLWGVWEMWCVLPDGHEAATATPNVRGSGAKKGGMSKTKVKKATWLDQVRSIGLFDSAEGFWGIITCTLNPSQLPPGFNYYLFRRNIAPMWEHEANRRGGRWVMRFRVSQHDDSPATALDGAVAAAAEAQLPVDRAWEALCVAMIGEQLPGDETEICGAVVRRAERRRDWKLSLWTRTAADRCTQERIGFFVKDLLHLEDGSLQYFSHRELMQASEKGSWDVPPLYQL is encoded by the coding sequence ATGCAGACCTTACTGAGACCCCGCCCCGGAGAGCCCACTCTCTTTGGCCCACCCACCAATCAGTGCACTCAGCTATGGGGTGTCTGGGAAATGTGGTGCGTGTTGCCTGATGGCCACGAAGCAGCAACTGCTACACCAAATGTGCGTGGCAGCGGCGCGAAGAAGGGTGGTATGTCCAAGacgaaagtgaagaaggcgaCATGGCTTGACCAGGTGCGAAGCATCGGTCTATTCGACAGTGCTGAAGGGTTCTGGGGGATTATTACATGTACACTCAATCCTTCGCAGCTACCGCCCGGATTTAACTACTACCTCTTCCGGCGGAATATCGCCCCTATGTGGGAGCACGAAGCCAACCGCAGGGGTGGGCGCTGGGTAATGCGTTTCCGCGTCTCTCAACACGATGACAGCCCCGCTACCGCTCTCGACGGCGCTGTGGCTGCCGCAGCTGAGGCTCAACTCCCAGTGGATCGAGCATGGGAGGCGCTTTGTGTTGCAATGATTGGTGAGCAGCTCCCAGGCGATGAAACAGAGATTTGTGGAGCAGTGGTGCGGCGGGCAGAGCGTCGACGAGACTGGAAGTTAAGCCTCTGGACCCGGACCGCCGCGGACCGCTGCACGCAGGAGCGCATCGGCTTTTTTGTGAAGGACCTGCTTCATTTGGAAGATGGTTCACTACAGTATTTCTCGCACCGCGAACTAATGCAAGCGAGTGAGAAGGGGAGCTGGGATGTCCCACCCTTGTATCAATTGTGA
- a CDS encoding peptidylprolyl isomerase-like protein, putative encodes MSSPESSVTSLDSQPVREVEYPVGVQTEVPDTNGGLFKTVLIEGSGTKPIKGSKVTVHYVGTLESDGSKFDSSRDRGEYFEFTLGRGQVIKGWDRGVATMRVGEKAVLRCTPEYGYGAAGSPPKIPANATLLFEVELFSWTREEDISESKDKSIMKSLAVEGIDYEKPGYESKLKVDLRVYAGPHSDDQPGTLLCERLDWELTLGDTPLPPHLETCLSTMRKRESASFRIDPRLSTEHNEEFNISPGSQLTYAVELRELTTVKTWMFEGPARVEEAERRRAQGNEAVRSGKFSVAERKYRRALEFVEADSGFGSDNDESLASARKVRLVLWGNLAQALLAQGSHQECIRYCNRVLEVEPGNAKALFRRAKAYDAQSDWHEAKGDLETILQADPQNTDARVLLQRVQAQRKAYEKKQREAYKKMFS; translated from the coding sequence ATGAGCTCACCAGAGAGCAGTGTGACGAGCTTGGACAGTCAACCTGTTCGCGAGGTGGAGTACCCCGTCGGTGTGCAAACCGAGGTTCCGGACACAAATGGCGGTCTCTTCAAGACGGTGCTTATTGAGGGAAGCGGGACTAAGCCAATAAAGGGTTCGAAGGTGACAGTACACTACGTCGGCACGCTGGAGTCCGATGGCTCCAAGTTCGACAGCAGTCGTGACCGCGGGGAATACTTCGAGTTCACGTTGGGTCGCGGGCAGGTCATCAAAGGTTGGGATCGGGGCGTCGCCACTATGCGGGTGGGGGAGAAGGCAGTTTTGCGCTGCACGCCAGAATACGGCTACGGTGCGGCCGGCAGCCCGCCGAAGATACCAGCGAACGCCACACTTCTATTTGAAGTGGAGCTATTCAGTTGGACACGGGAGGAGGATATTTCCGAGAGCAAGGACAAATCGATCATGAAAAGCCTTGCTGTCGAGGGTATCGATTACGAAAAGCCTGGATACGAATCCAAGCTGAAAGTTGACCTACGCGTGTACGCGGGGCCGCACAGCGATGACCAGCCAGGGACGCTGCTGTGCGAGCGGCTCGACTGGGAACTCACCTTGGGTGACACGCCGCTGCCACCCCACCTTGAGACATGCCTCTCAACTATGCGGAAGCGCGAATCTGCTTCCTTCCGTATCGATCCCCGTCTTTCCACGGAACACAACGAGGAGTTCAACATATCCCCTGGCTCGCAGCTAACATACGCAGTAGAGTTGCGCGAGCTCACTACGGTCAAAACATGGATGTTCGAGGGTCCGGCACGGGTGGAAGAAGCAGAGCGACGGAGGGCACAGGGCAATGAGGCCGTAAGGAGCGGAAAGTTCAGCGTCGCAGAACGGAAATATCGTCGAGCACTGGAATTTGTCGAGGCAGATAGCGGTTTCGGCAGTGATAATGATGAGAGCTTGGCGAGTGCCCGCAAAGTCCGTCTGGTGCTTTGGGGTAACCTGGCGCAGGCCCTTCTTGCCCAAGGGTCTCACCAGGAGTGTATCCGGTACTGTAACAGGGTGCTGGAGGTTGAACCAGGTAACGCAAAGGCATTGTTCCGCCGGGCAAAGGCCTATGATGCACAGAGTGACTGGCACGAGGCGAAGGGGGATCTTGAGACGATCCTGCAAGCAGATCCACAGAATACGGACGCCAGGGTGCTGTTGCAGCGGGTACAGGCACAACGCAAAGCCTACGAGAAAAAGCAGCGTGAGGCATATAAGAAGATGTTTTCGTAG
- a CDS encoding IMP dehydrogenase, putative, with product MENTNLRTKTLRDGTTAEELFSQDGLSFNDFIILPGFIDFDSSKVNVSGQFTKNILLHLPLVSSPMDTVTESSMARAMALMGGIGVIHNNCTVEQQARMVRSVKLYRNGFIMKPKSVSPDVPVSTIRNIKSEKGISGILVTEGGKYDGKLLGIVCTKDIDFVKDASAPVSQYMTRRENMTVERYPIKLEEAMDVLNRSRHGYLPVLNDKDEVVCLCSRRDAVRARDYPNSSLDRNGHLLCAAATSTREADKGRVAALSEAGIDVLVLDSSQGNTIYQVSFIRWVKKTYPHLEVVAGNVVTQDQAKNLIDAGADSLRIGMGSGSICITQEVLACGRPQATAIYKVARYAASRGVPCVADGGLRNVGDVCKALAVGANVAMLGSMIAGTSETPGEYFFKDGMRLKGYRGMGSIDAMLQGRESGKRYLSENETLQVAQGVAGAVLDKGSVLKLLAYIHKGLQQSAQDIGEVSFDAIREKVYEGQVLFNRRSLTAQSEGAVHSLHHYERKLFASKL from the coding sequence ATGGAAAACACCAACCTACGCACCAAAACGCTGCGGGACGGTACCACCGCCGAGGAGCTCTTTTCCCAGGATGGACTATCATTCAATGATTTTATAATTTTACCCGGTTTTATTGACTTTGACTCTTCGAAGGTAAATGTCTCCGGACAGTTTACCAAAAATattcttcttcaccttccACTGGTGTCTTCCCCTATGGACACAGTGACGGAGAGCAGCATGGCCCGTGCCATGGCACTAATGGGGGGCATCGGTGTCATTCACAACAACTGCACTGTGGAGCAGCAGGCACGGATGGTGCGAAGTGTGAAACTGTACCGCAACGGGTTTATCATGAAGCCAAAGTCTGTCTCCCCCGACGTGCCTGTCTCGACCATTAGGAATATAAAATCGGAGAAGGGTATCAGCGGCATTCTTGTCACAGAAGGGGGTAAATACGACGGTAAATTGCTGGGTATTGTATGCACCAAGGATATAGACTTCGTAAAGGATGCCAGTGCTCCGGTGTCGCAATACATGACACGGCGTGAAAATATGACAGTGGAGCGGTACCCTATCAAGTTGGAGGAGGCGATGGATGTACTGAACCGCAGCCGTCACGGATACCTCCCCGTGCTCAATGACAAGGACGAGGTGGTATGCCTCTGTTCCCGTCGTGATGCCGTCCGCGCGAGGGACTATCCAAACAGTTCTTTGGACCGCAATGGGCATTTGCTTTGTGCGGCGGCCACCTCCACTCGGGAGGCCGACAAAGGACGTGTGGCAGCTCTGTCAGAGGCGGGTATCGATGTTCTGGTACTTGACAGCTCGCAAGGCAACACAATTTATCAGGTGTCTTTCATACGCTGGGTGAAGAAGACATACCCCCACCTCGAGGTTGTGGCCGGTAACGTCGTAACGCAGGACCAGGCGAAGAACCTGATAGATGCCGGGGCAGATAGCCTGCGGATCGGGATGGGAAGTGGGAGCATTTGCATCACACAGGAGGTTCTTGCATGCGGTCGGCCCCAGGCAACAGCAATTTATAAAGTTGCCCGCTACGCTGCTTCTCGTGGGGTTCCGTGTGTTGCCGATGGTGGCCTGAGGAATGTTGGTGACGTTTGCAAGGCGCTGGCGGTTGGCGCCAACGTGGCGATGCTGGGTTCGATGATTGCGGGTACCTCCGAAACGCCTGGGGAGTATTTCTTCAAGGATGGCATGCGGCTCAAGGGCTACCGTGGAATGGGGAGCATTGATGCTATGCTGCAGGGACGGGAGTCAGGCAAGCGGTACCTGTCGGAAAATGAAACCCTGCAAGTGGCACAGGGTGTGGCAGGGGCTGTGCTTGACAAGGGCTCCGTTCTGAAACTTCTGGCGTACATCCATAAGGGTTTGCAGCAGTCGGCTCAAGATATTGGGGAGGTGAGTTTTGATGCCATAAGGGAGAAGGTGTACGAAGGTCAAGTTCTCTTTAACCGGCGCAGCCTGACGGCGCAGTCAGAGGGTGCTGTTCACTCGTTGCACCACTACGAGAGGAAACTCTTTGCCTCGAAGCTCTAA
- a CDS encoding T. brucei spp.-specific protein: MLHWSQGQQAVPWNDRDRPVYECIQTAEIDAEAKARSLGNCATVDLCGGGTSVRDIVVVTLGRFNPRHPVSTVGNIFYFLFFAVLLTRFRHGDGCVTEQYILSQDPCGEVRNDRNHLPRRVGTMPGKGEEQRVFPHPRIPVPVLDSSLVVAGHPQRHRSFPKRAVVLSLLFA; the protein is encoded by the coding sequence ATGCTCCACTGGTCTCAGGGACAGCAGGCCGTTCCGTGGAATGACAGGGATCGTCCCGTTTATGAATGCATACAAACGGCAGAAATCGATGCAGAGGCCAAAGCTAGAAGCCTGGGGAACTGTGCGACCGTGGATTTGTGTGGAGGAGGAACAAGCGTAAGGGATATTGTCGTCGTCACTTTAGGTCGGTTCAACCCCCGTCACCCTGTAAGTACGGTTGGGAAcatattttactttttattttttgcagtGCTCCTTACCCGCTTTCGACATGGCGACGGGTGCGTGACAGAACAATACATCCTTTCCCAGGATCCCTGCGGTGAAGTTAGAAATGACAGAAACCATCTGCCACGGCGGGTTGGCACAATGCCCGGGAAAGGGGAGGAGCAGCGGGTTTTTCCTCACCCAAGAATCCCGGTGCCTGTTCTCGACTCAAGCCTGGTTGTCGCGGGCCATCCGCAGCGGCATCGCAGTTTCCCAAAGAGGGCGGTAGTGCTCAGTCTCCTATTCGCATGA
- a CDS encoding T. brucei spp.-specific protein, which yields MSLPIMSVVRMAVQELPLLSFAPTSLVSDGCVFLPTVSDCSAFAGCSITSATLQCDGTLLIKVVPAMLRLIPLKGISSSHGYSSLAAGGSHSEAVALLKGLPTVRLQAVSPVFPLLTPGGCVEYFSATSQQTTATVPVLTNTIREHLRRLRAYVPQHLDELVPSAPSKVSSWFVVSYPGADAVPEPCLFVLPDVLLVRTVMSQVGSRKIPPHHKRSVAVMGQSGVTKLLKELKWSGCAVRVVDDTNHVCVLPPTLTAASQMKQVTH from the coding sequence ATGTCACTCCCAATTATGAGTGTGGTGCGGATGGCGGTACAAGAACTCCCGCTGCTATCGTTTGCGCCAACCTCGCTGGTGAGCGATGGATGTGTCTTTCTTCCCACTGTCTCGGACTGCTCCGCGTTTGCAGGTTGCAGCATCACATCCGCCACACTGCAGTGCGATGGGACACTGCTCATCAAAGTTGTGCCCGCAATGCTGCGACTCATTCCGTTAAAAGGAATTTCATCATCACACGGCTACTCTTCGTTAGCCGCGGGCGGTTCGCATAGCGAGGCAGTGGCATTACTGAAAGGTCTCCCAACGGTTCGACTACAGGCCGTCTCGCCGGTTTTTCCACTTTTAACACCCGGAGGTTGTGTGGAATATTTCTCCGCTACGAGCCAGCAGACAACTGCTACCGTACCGGTACTGACAAATACCATACGGGAACATTTGCGGCGCCTCCGTGCATACGTTCCACAACATTTAGATGAACTCGTTCCGTCAGCACCCTCCAAAGTGTCCTCATGGTTTGTTGTGTCCTACCCGGGTGCGGACGCCGTGCCagagccatgtttgtttgtacttCCGGACGTACTTCTTGTGCGGACAGTAATGTCACAGGTAGGTAGTAGGAAAATTCCGCCTCACCACAAACGTTCCGTGGCCGTTATGGGACAGAGCGGGGTGACCAAATTACTTAAGGAACTAAAGTGGTCCGGGTGTGCTGTTCGCGTCGTCGACGATACTAatcatgtttgtgttttgcctCCAACTCTCACGGCGGCATCGCAGATGAAACAAGTAACCCATTGA